A genomic stretch from Anoplolepis gracilipes chromosome 16, ASM4749672v1, whole genome shotgun sequence includes:
- the LOC140674709 gene encoding uncharacterized protein, whose translation MKSVKDNPSSIEFNQKEKDKLLKENAKLKAHASRLETIIETFKSVQLQMSKMALIHDSEITRFYIPNVQTQLCHELHQFAGSRCREFDQNLRLVFEINSTEQDVKKNDLYAIEILIDENGRGKLEKWALPTLNVQKILSQYPIDDLNNVKDFLKSCKDHVNSYFCRFEQVKELQDSLCGIINIKISKTSDLTDIELYIP comes from the exons ATGAAGAGCGTTAAGGATAATCCAAGCAGTATag aatttaatcagaaggaaaaagataaaCTGTTGAAAGAGAACGCTAAGTTGAAAGCGCATGCCTCTCGACTAGAAACCataattgaaacatttaaatCCGTTCAATTGCAAATGTCAAAAATGGCATTGATACACGACAGTGAAATCACAAGATTTTATATACCGAATGTGCAAACGCAATTATGCCATGAACTTCATCAATTCGCGGGATCCCGATGCCGAGAATTCGACCAAAATTTGAGATTGGTTTTTGAAATCAATAGTACCGAACAAGATGTCAAAAAGAACGATCTGTACGCAATAGAGATACTGATAGACGAAAACGGTCGtggaaaattagaaaagtgGGCGTTGCCTACTCTCaatgtgcaaaaaatattatcgcaATATCCTATCgatgatttaaataatgtaaaggattttttaaaaagctgTAAAGATCACGTTAATAGTTATTTTTGCCGCTTTGAGCAGGTTAAGGAATTGCAG GACTCACTCTGTgggattataaatataaagatatctaaaaCTTCAGATCTTACtgatattgaattatatataccatGA
- the LOC140674518 gene encoding uncharacterized protein has protein sequence MKRVKDNPSSIESNQKKKVERKLMKKNSKLKAHASRLKAIIEEFKSIQLQMSKMAFVHNNENTKFYIPDIQMQLCHKLHQFAGSQCQEFDKNLRFVFEINTEQNVKKNDLYAIEILIDENGRGKLGKWALPSINVQKILSQHPIGDKSSIFKNNIKSFLKSCKHHVDSFLCRFKQLDKLQDLLCGILNVEISKNSDLTEIKLHLPRIKDIDTEILYDVILNLFYEPTGVRPCKLLWNTKPNGQLPGLVIKLKDYFKPFLKKDLSSAFSEISQSQTIFVFSKIIADDNKDISEISKESDESFEQLSKEFLYQCNMECQTESEVKQGSTRKDDSSEKEEGIQSRKRKRLIKIKSHGTKGDTKRSKNL, from the exons ATGAAGAGAGTTAAGGATAATCCAAGCAGTATAg AATCTAATCAGAAGAAAAAAGTTGAAAGAAAACTGATGAAAAAGAATTCTAAGTTGAAAGCGCATGCCTCTCGACTAAAAGCCATAATTGAAGAATTCAAATCCATTCAATTGCAAATGTCAAAAATGGCATTCGTACACAACAAcgaaaacacaaaattttatataccggATATCCAAATGCAATTATGCCATAAACTTCATCAATTTGCGGGATCTCAATGCCAagaatttgacaaaaatttgagattcGTTTTTGAAATCAATACCGaacaaaatgtcaaaaagaACGATCTGTACGCAATAGAGATATTGATAGACGAAAACGGTCGTGGAAAATTAGGAAAATGGGCGTTGCCTTCTATCaatgtgcaaaaaatattatcacaaCATCCTATCGGTGATAAATCAtcgattttcaaaaataatataaagagttttttaaaaagctGTAAGCATCACGTTGATAGTTTTCTTTGCCGCTTTAAGCAGCTTGACAAATTGCAg gACTTACTGTGTGGGATTTTAAATGTAGAGATATCTAAAAATTCAGATCTtactgaaattaaattacaccTACCACgaataaaagatatagataCTGAGATATTATACGATGTTATACTAAATCTGTTTTATGAGCCTACCGGTGTAAGGCCTTGCAAATTACTCTGGAATACAAAGCCTAACGGACAGCTGCCGGGTCtagttataaaattgaagGACTATTTTAAACCTTTCCTGAAAAAAGATTTGAGCTCGGCATTTTCGGAGATCAGCCAATCACAAACTATATTtgtgttttcaaaaattatagcaGACGATAACAAagatatttcagaaatttctAAAGAGTCAGACGAATCCTTTGAGCAACTTTCAAAAGAGTTTCTTTATCAATGCAATATGGAGTGTCAGACAGAAAGTGAAGTGAAACAAG GCAGTACAAGGAAAGATGATTCTTCGGAAAAGGAGGAAGGAATTCAATCGCGTAAACGTaaacgattaataaaaataaagtcacaCGGTACAAAAGGCGATACAAAAAGatcgaaaaatttatga